Proteins from a single region of Verrucomicrobiia bacterium:
- a CDS encoding SpoIIE family protein phosphatase — MFFNPTAAVRRNFFAALLIGAGLFLLHYFRVLNFHELEALDLRLLLRGKRPAHHDVVLVEIDSAALEALGPWPWSDRIQAKVLEILEEGSPRLVYFDLPRAGEDHEGEPELARTMEKYANVILPFYRDPDRISEEVTLPKLLRESSRAYGYDNLPVDPDGHVRRIQISLFSGGKTLYAASVQTLLSDFRDEEEALRRLKEIPRHGGGEFWISFPGREGSFLHFSLKKLLDAGPADLEAFHKFCRNRIVLVGPVADEIANFKLTAGAVDMPHLLIQASALHTLLAKDYLREVSPWLHLGIQVLLCFLVFAAVDRAGPRNALLLGMGAAVFFVILNLALFSFQGWIFPLFSPLTAMAVTYVTLLFMGQLDMRFQGELLSRELSMAARVQATFLPQVKPESKDFQVSFECRFAKDVGGDFYDWMDLGEGRLGISVGDVSGKGVPAAIYMVRGISELRRENNPQRTPAEVLTALNQRLVTQSYTGGMFLTLNYSVVEPREKQIALCSAGHEPMIYYKASTRKAEIIKIAQGPPVGLFTDAPYKSARFPYEQGDTLLLLSDGVTELRNFKRQVFGIERVKKYLEEHARDDSADALVSGLFQQMEIFRESTPAHDDRTLLCVKFGSRF, encoded by the coding sequence ATGTTCTTTAACCCTACGGCCGCCGTCCGCAGAAATTTCTTTGCCGCGCTCCTCATCGGGGCGGGGCTTTTCCTCCTCCACTATTTCCGCGTTCTGAATTTTCATGAGCTCGAAGCGCTGGACCTGCGGCTTCTGCTGCGCGGCAAGCGCCCGGCCCATCACGACGTCGTGCTGGTCGAAATCGATTCCGCGGCACTGGAAGCGCTGGGGCCCTGGCCCTGGTCCGACCGCATCCAGGCCAAAGTCCTCGAAATCCTCGAGGAGGGCTCGCCCCGCCTCGTTTATTTTGATTTGCCCCGCGCCGGAGAAGACCACGAAGGCGAGCCGGAACTGGCAAGGACCATGGAAAAATACGCCAACGTCATCCTGCCGTTTTACCGCGATCCCGACCGCATTTCCGAAGAGGTAACACTGCCCAAACTGCTGCGGGAATCCTCGCGCGCGTACGGTTACGATAATCTGCCCGTGGATCCGGACGGCCATGTGCGCCGCATCCAGATCAGCCTCTTCTCCGGCGGGAAGACTCTTTATGCGGCCTCGGTCCAAACGCTGCTGTCGGATTTCCGCGACGAAGAGGAGGCCTTGCGCCGCTTGAAGGAAATCCCGCGCCACGGCGGCGGCGAATTCTGGATCAGTTTCCCCGGCCGCGAAGGTTCGTTCCTCCATTTTTCGTTGAAAAAACTTTTGGACGCCGGTCCCGCGGACCTTGAGGCTTTCCATAAATTTTGCCGGAACCGCATCGTGCTCGTGGGGCCCGTCGCCGATGAGATCGCGAATTTCAAGCTCACCGCGGGCGCGGTGGACATGCCGCACCTTTTGATCCAGGCCTCGGCGCTTCACACGCTCCTCGCCAAAGATTATTTGAGGGAAGTAAGCCCCTGGCTGCATCTTGGGATCCAGGTCCTGCTTTGCTTCCTGGTCTTTGCCGCCGTGGACCGGGCCGGCCCCCGCAACGCGCTTCTTCTCGGGATGGGCGCGGCCGTTTTTTTTGTGATCCTGAACCTTGCCCTTTTTTCTTTCCAGGGATGGATTTTCCCGCTCTTTTCGCCGCTGACGGCCATGGCCGTAACGTACGTCACGCTTCTTTTCATGGGACAGCTCGACATGCGCTTCCAGGGAGAGCTGCTTTCGCGTGAACTTTCCATGGCCGCGCGCGTGCAGGCGACGTTCCTGCCGCAGGTCAAACCCGAGAGCAAGGATTTCCAGGTCTCCTTCGAATGCCGTTTCGCCAAAGACGTGGGAGGTGATTTTTACGACTGGATGGACCTCGGAGAAGGACGGCTCGGGATTTCCGTGGGGGATGTTTCGGGCAAAGGCGTGCCCGCGGCCATTTATATGGTAAGGGGCATCAGCGAACTGCGGCGTGAGAACAATCCCCAGAGAACCCCCGCCGAAGTCCTGACGGCGCTCAACCAGCGGCTGGTCACGCAGAGTTACACGGGCGGCATGTTCCTCACGCTCAATTACAGCGTGGTGGAACCGCGGGAAAAACAAATCGCCCTTTGTTCGGCCGGGCACGAGCCCATGATTTATTACAAAGCCTCCACGCGCAAGGCCGAGATCATCAAAATCGCGCAGGGGCCTCCAGTCGGCCTTTTTACCGATGCGCCGTACAAGAGCGCGCGCTTTCCCTACGAGCAGGGGGACACGCTCCTTCTCCTCAGCGACGGAGTGACCGAGCTGCGCAATTTCAAGCGCCAGGTTTTCGGGATCGAGCGCGTGAAAAAATATCTGGAAGAGCACGCGCGTGACGACAGCGCGGACGCGCTGGTCTCGGGGCTTTTCCAGCAGATGGAAATTTTCCGGGAAAGCACGCCGGCCCATGACGACCGGACGCTGCTGTGCGTGAAGTTCGGCAGCCGGTTTTGA
- a CDS encoding (2Fe-2S) ferredoxin domain-containing protein — MSETKHEKPPFRPYKKHILVCTGPRCAPEKSPELYKKLKERLKELGLHEGGERIQRSQCHCFGICEAGPLAVVYPDDVWYAHLTPELMERIIQEHLIGGKPVAEAVFHQGQRLPSA, encoded by the coding sequence ATGTCTGAAACGAAACACGAGAAGCCGCCGTTTCGTCCTTATAAAAAACACATTTTGGTTTGCACAGGACCGCGCTGCGCTCCCGAAAAGAGTCCCGAGCTGTACAAAAAGCTCAAGGAACGGCTCAAAGAGCTGGGACTGCATGAGGGCGGGGAGAGAATCCAGCGAAGCCAGTGCCACTGCTTCGGCATCTGCGAGGCCGGCCCGCTTGCGGTGGTTTATCCCGACGACGTTTGGTACGCACATTTAACGCCCGAATTGATGGAACGCATCATTCAGGAGCATTTGATCGGCGGCAAGCCGGTCGCAGAAGCCGTTTTCCACCAGGGACAGAGGCTTCCGTCTGCTTGA
- a CDS encoding bifunctional nuclease family protein, producing MIELALSKIKIDENRNEQVIIFREKEGERYLPVVIGMAEVNAIKLKLSGVKPPRPLTHDLFVQIFEKLGTKLEKVVIDRLENNTFYAKLHLNRNGDGPVIIDARPSDSVAIAIRTGAPIFVNDDVIGQAGVTEI from the coding sequence ATGATTGAGCTCGCCCTCAGCAAAATCAAGATCGACGAGAACCGGAACGAGCAGGTTATCATCTTCCGCGAGAAAGAGGGGGAGCGCTATCTTCCGGTCGTGATCGGCATGGCCGAAGTCAACGCCATCAAGCTGAAGCTGAGCGGCGTCAAGCCGCCCCGGCCGCTCACGCATGACCTTTTCGTCCAGATCTTCGAAAAACTCGGCACGAAGCTCGAAAAGGTCGTCATTGACCGCCTCGAGAACAACACGTTTTACGCCAAGCTGCATCTGAACCGCAACGGCGACGGCCCCGTCATCATCGACGCGCGGCCGTCCGACAGCGTGGCCATCGCCATCCGCACCGGCGCCCCGATTTTCGTCAATGACGATGTCATTGGACAGGCGGGCGTTACCGAAATATAA
- the trxB gene encoding thioredoxin-disulfide reductase, protein MKEFQVIIIGGGGSGLTAALYTSRAKLSTLLVEKLTPGGQIALTDLVENYPGFPEGILGPEISQRMEEQAKRYGTEVEYREVTSLEKSNGKFLVKTAEETYTAQALILAAGASFRMLGVPGEKELTGKGVSYCATCDGAFFKNKEIIVVGGGDSALQEGLFLTRFATTVTIIHRRDKLRASPILQQRAQNDPKIKFIWDTVVEKISGQGKVGSVTLKDLKKNSSYEFKTDGVFIFIGHDPNTGFLKGFVELDDKNYIKTPNGSVKTSVDGVFAAGEIRAGAVKQLVAACGEGCEAALAAQEYIDHHHA, encoded by the coding sequence ATGAAAGAATTCCAAGTCATCATCATCGGCGGCGGCGGCTCCGGCCTCACGGCCGCGCTTTATACGTCCCGCGCCAAATTGTCCACGCTTCTTGTCGAAAAGCTGACGCCGGGGGGGCAGATCGCGCTGACCGACCTGGTGGAAAATTATCCCGGCTTTCCCGAAGGCATTCTCGGCCCGGAAATTTCTCAGCGCATGGAAGAACAGGCCAAGCGTTACGGCACCGAAGTCGAGTACCGGGAAGTCACATCGCTCGAAAAGAGCAATGGCAAGTTTCTGGTGAAGACGGCGGAGGAAACCTATACCGCCCAGGCGCTCATTCTCGCGGCCGGAGCATCTTTCCGCATGCTGGGCGTCCCGGGGGAGAAAGAGCTGACCGGCAAAGGCGTTTCTTACTGCGCCACCTGCGACGGCGCTTTTTTCAAAAACAAAGAGATCATCGTGGTCGGCGGCGGCGATTCCGCGCTTCAGGAAGGGCTTTTCCTCACGCGTTTCGCGACGACCGTTACTATCATCCACCGCCGTGACAAGCTGCGGGCCAGCCCCATTCTCCAGCAGCGCGCGCAAAACGATCCTAAGATCAAATTTATCTGGGACACGGTCGTGGAAAAAATTTCCGGCCAGGGCAAGGTCGGTTCCGTTACGCTGAAAGACCTGAAGAAAAATTCGAGCTATGAATTCAAGACCGACGGCGTCTTCATTTTCATCGGCCACGATCCCAACACGGGGTTCCTGAAAGGCTTCGTCGAGCTGGACGACAAGAATTACATCAAAACGCCGAACGGTTCGGTCAAGACGTCGGTGGACGGCGTGTTCGCGGCGGGCGAAATCCGCGCGGGCGCCGTGAAGCAGCTCGTGGCCGCGTGCGGGGAAGGGTGCGAAGCCGCCTTGGCCGCGCAGGAATACATCGACCATCACCACGCATGA